The DNA sequence ttgattttacAGTGTATTTAGTTTCTGTTGTTTccattttaataataatgagaGAACATAAATTTCCTGATAACATGCTACTGAGGGCCACTGTTACCTGATATCTAAACCTGATTCAAGGTTTCAAAAAACAGTTGAACATTCAATACTTGCCTGATACATGATGGACCCAAAAACATTTTTGTTGAGCTAAGCTTTCAAGTGAGCCGTGTGAATGTGATTTGCTTTTGGAACAATGTCTGTTAAAGGGTTAATACTACCTGATATGACTCATACATTGGCCAGAAAAGACAAAGAATGTTAGTAATTCTATTGAgaaaatggaaaggaaaaacTGAACCTTTTAGCTAGTGTGGGGTGTGCCTACAACATATCACACTTCAACTTTTGGCATTTGACCTCCTTATTCATACAAGCATGGAGTCAATTTCTTGATTTCCATCCCTGCCACCAACCCCCCTTCCcctgaaaaaaagaaagaaagaaagaaaagataagaCTTATTCAGCTTGCTAAATTTTTGGAGATATTACAGCAAACGGCATTATATAATTTTGCAGACCAAAAATTATCATGGGAAATTTTGCTGCAGGACATGTTTGAGGAAAAAAGAAGCATACTTGAACCAGCAGGAGCCCTTGCCCTTCCTGGTGCAGAAGCATATTGCAATTATTATGGTCTGAAGGGTGAAAATGTTGTAGCAATAACCAGTGGAGCAAACATGACCTTTGATAGACTAAGCTTGGTATCCCAACACGCTGATGTTGGTAGGCGGCAAGTGTCTGTCCCTGCTTCATATGTTCCAGAGAAGTGGGGAAAGTTCAAACAGTTCTGTGAACCGGTATGCAGACAAAAAAAGTTTTGTGTGATCTAGAAGccaattatactattatctttTAGTTCCATGGGATATAAGATCATCAGTTTGTTTGTCTGTTTTTACAATCACCCTCAAgcaaatattaaataagatgcAATTATTGGTCTGTAATATTTAAGTGATCTTGTTCAGCAAGCTGTAAACTAAATAACAGGAACCAAGATTGCAACACAAACCTCTTTAGgcaaaataaaagttgaaagcaGGAGGACAGAACTTTTTGTTCCACATTTCAACTTAGTTTGTTTGTCATCTTTACTGGCAGTGTCAGATTCCTGAGTCCTCCAATTTGTTGTCTATCTACTCTGGGAGTGGGAATCTCATTTGGTTGCAGTTCACACAAGTACAGACCTGATTAAAATTGTAATGTCTCTAAGAATTGAGGTTCATGGTTTGGGGGTTTGTTTACTTAGccagatattttattgattgaaCTAATGATAATAGCCTCTTGATTCTTATCTTGTTTTGCTCTACTCTTAGTTTCGTTGTCAAGATCGAACTCTTATTAGATTCCATagcctctattttattttattttcccatAGAAAAAATACCACCCCTTTTTCATTTCGTAGGTTAGAGTTCTGAACCACCCTTTTTCGAATTTTCAGGCGAGTGATGGATCAAGCATTGAAAATGAGATTCTCTGTCGGTTTGTCATCCCCGAGAGGCCAGGTGCTCTAATGAAATTACTGGATGCCTTTGGTGGCCGTTGGAATATCAGCATGTTGAATTACCAAAGACAGGTTGTGCTCAACATTCCTTTAGCTCATTGGCTTCTCAATTATGTAAAAGCTCACttttatttcaataattttCTCCAAAATGATTTGTTTTCACTCGAATGTTGTTTCTCACTAAAATTTACTTCTAAGAAGAGCATAAAGGGTATATTGTGTCTGACCTCCTTACAGGGCCAGAATGGTGGAGATGTGTTGGTTGGTCTCAAAGTTTTAAGCTCTGAGATGGATGAATTCAAAGCTTTGGCTAACAGTCTAGGATCTGATTATGCATTTGAAATAAGCAATGAAACTTTACCGCTACTGTTACATCAGTAGATATTGGACATTTACTTGAAAGGGTGCTACTGCATGTTTCATGAAGAAATCAATCTGAGCTGTTATACAAAGAGAAATTAGGAACCAAGGAATGTCATTACTATTATAAAAAATCTGTCACAAAAATTAGACAGTGTAGTCGTTATTTTCGTAATATGATGAAAATTTACCATGAAGCTTAAGATTAATACTTGAGTTGGAGATGAGCATGTTACATTTGAGGTCTTTACTCAAAAGAATGTATGAAACTGTTGTTGGTCTTCCCAATTTGTTTACACATTCCACCATAATGGTACATCAGATTCTTCATAGATGTTCTCTTGGATGTTTCTTTATTGCTCCATCTCTACTAAATACCTCTGCATAGATTTTGTTAACTGGCTTCAATAAATTACATTTGGAAACATCAAATATCACACTGTTCCAATCTTTCTCTATTCCATTCCATTTGAATATAATACACACAAAAGATCATTTGGATTTACTATagtgagttgaaaaaagtttaGATTTAGCAAACTCAATAATCACTGTAGTCCAATGTAGGGATAATTTTTAAGTGTTCTACTCAAATTTAAGCTGAAAGTCCAATAATGCTTGATACAGTGCCCAACTGGTTAAGAAGACATTCATGGCTACTATAGTTTATGGTTTGAATGCCATATACTACTAGTACTGTTAAAAATGGAGCTTAATCTGTACATAATAATCAAGTAGATCAGCGAGCCTGTACTATACTATCATGATATCAGTGTGATTAATTACAGGTTTTTTTAAGGCTAGGGTAGGAAGGCTTGCTAGAAACACACGAACATTTCCCTATATTTCCCAATAAAAACACTTGCATGTACGTATGATCATTTCTATGCTTTGGTCTTCATCTGATCTACTTTGTGTGATGAGTGAAATCACCATTTATttcaaaaacttaaattaaTGGGAagtgatagattttattattaattttatatcttaacattcCCTTTCAATGAGTGGATTCAATATgtagaatatataattaaatgtaATAAAGTATAGAGTCAAGATTCGAATTTAAGAtctctattttgatatgatgtgatACCACTACTTATTCAAAAAACTTAAACTAATGAAAaaaggtaaattttattatttattttatatattaccaCTTTGTTTGGGGTTTGGTTCGTTAGCATATGTCATTATCATCACATCTCATAACCCACACATTTATACGTATCATGTGGTTATTGTGTCCTGATCTCCGCATCTAGTTTCTTGAATTTGTCTTACGGGTGGTATGGAAAATAAGAAACACTATATGGtgagttgtttcttttttcatttttatgctGAGCAACCTCTCCGAGATAGAGTCCTTTGGACCCACCTTTGCAGAATAAACCTTtgtcccgtgcaccgcaccctaTATGGTAAGTTGTATTGTGGTTACTTCTATCTAATTTATGCCACCAACACTACAACAATAGTGGATTAAGCTTATTAGCCTAAAGGCTACTTTTGGTTTCAAcattctttcaaaatttttttagaaaatttttaaacttcaatttaaacataaaaaatttcttttcttttcttttcttatttttttaaatcatcaaatcATTTACTTCGGTTTCGTGAAAAgaataaacacaaaaataacacaattttcagacaaaaaaaaattataaaaactttatcaaaacaaCTTTAAATTTGGTAACAAATCTTTTTGAAAAGTTTCTCAAAATTATCTTACTCTTAATACAAACATGTTTACATCAAAACAATCTCAATTATTAAAGCAtcttattttgattttcttaaGAATAAAAAACTCTCTAAAAATACTCAATAACTCTTcacaaaaattttcttcttattcatatttttaatggaCCCCATCATTTTTATCAAACCCTAATAAAAATACATCTCAAAAACTCTCTCATTTTGATAATAGGTTAATAACTTAATACCCATCTTTAAAGAGTTATTcaatagtttgagaaaattttctAGAACATCTTACGAAGAAATATCATCTTGAATTATAATCGAGAACACTAGTCTTTGTTCTTTACTTTTTCattccaattttattaattaatctaatatattttaaataagaaaaattctatccGAAAGTCTACGTGTAAAGcacacattatattttattaacatgGAAAAACTTGATTTATTAGAtaaattattctacttattatctCTGCACCaaacatttattaaaaataaaaataaaaaataaaaaaagatatatagttagatgagtaaaatttttcttattagataactttaaaattaaaatttcttataattaaatCTTGTCATGTTAATAAAATAGAGTGCATGATTAACCAACTTAATGAAAATCAgtcttgaaataattttaaaataatgttatatattatattctcattttattttcatcacattATACAAAATGtggtatatttatcattattaaataataaaaaattatctaacaaaaaattatttaataataataaatatgttgtatcttatataataagaataaaaaaaaataaaattagagggcagaatatagaattttccataattttataaatcaacgGCTTCAATAAAAGGTTAAGAGTTAACATTTTTCGGCGTCTGCCCGGAAATGGACTACAGGCTAGCAGCGCTGAAGCTGCTGTGCGCTCAGCTGAAAGACGCCAAGGAAGTGGCGTCCCAGAACGCCATGTCTCTCGGCAACATACTCTTCCAACGCGCCTGGTTACAGGTCTGCTTTccctttattcttcttcttcttcttcttctctctcttctccaaaACGATGTCCcctttttcccatcattccctcTTCTCccatttgattatgcatttttttatccTAGTGAGACCCAAAAATCAACAACATCCGTGTCTCAGGGCGTTCTGGTCTCGGCCTCAGACGAAAATGACCACGTAGGGGCCCCGTTACTTCTCGACGACGGCACCGGCGTCGTCCAGCTCGCACTCTCCTCCGCAGACTTCCGTCTCCGCCCTTGGAAGACCGGTACCTATGCCTGCCACTTTTGACCCATTTTCATTCTTCCGACGGAGCATTTTAGCATTTGTTACCCCCCTCTGTCACTCtctgtatttttctttctttgtactATAGGGATGTATGTAATGGTTGTTGGAGGATATATGGCGCGTGCAGCTGAGCCCCCAACTATCAAGGTACCGTATGTATGATATCAAAAATGTTTTTGATCGGTATGATATCATTagtgtatattttatatatatatatatatatatatatatatatatatgtatgtatgcatatgCGTATATACAAGGTATGCTTGAGTGTGGCGGATTATATAAGGAAGCATATCTTTGAATTTTGTATTATTTGGTGTGGTGGGCATTGTATTGTATGCATCTCTTAGAACAAACTATTCTTAGAATATCAGAGTGCAAATGTTGCTGAACACTATGTTTAGACTATGTTAAtacttcatattatttttacgtTTATCCAACCAAATGCATAATTTATGCCTGCTAGTATTTTTGATATTGCTACCGAGGTTTTAGTTATTACTAGTATTCTTATTTTCTGTAAGAGAGACATTGATGTTTTGAACTTGATTTTACTAGTAGTCTGTGCTAGAAAGATTCCAGTCTACATAGTTAATTCATTGGATCCTCAAAATTCTGGCAAAGTTCAATTTGATGGGAGTTGTTAACTATCGAGTTTTAGCTTGCATGAGTTTTCTCATCTGCATCCATATACAAAAGCAGTCACAAATTTTTCCTGATATGCACATGAGTTATTGGTTTTATGACTCCAATgaatgtttatttaaaccaGAAGAGATGTTGAACTGTTAGTATTATGGATCAGGTATGATGACAGTTTACTACCAGGTTCACTTAACCATACTAATGATATGCGCAATGTTAGAATGCTTTCATGCCATATATTTTAAAGCATACcagtgatatatataaatatatatatatatatatttgactaATACCAGTGATATAATTATTGTAGAATAACTGTTCTACATCCAAGTTTTCATCCCTTGTTACAGactaaaaaaaccaaaaaacaaatgagtcgCTTACTTCATATGGTGGaactttttattttggttgaaaAATGTTGTGCATAATGTTCAAGAATCTGGTGTTTAGCTCTTTAGCAGTCCCCTTTAAAAACATGCAGAAATATGTGTGAAATGGAAGACAAAAGCCCCATTGCTTTTGTTTCAAACACAAATTTCACCATAATGGTCATTGTTTAATTGGTTGATATGAAATACATCTATTTCAAGTTCACTTGAAAAGCCTTTACCTTGTCCTAACATCAGGTTCACTACCTAGTTTTAGAACACTTACACTGGTTGTCAGCACCCATCTGTTCTTCAAACTTCAGTTTTCAGGAATTCTTTAAccttttttgttctctcttattAGGCGTATCTATTGCATACTCCCTATGCACTTAGATtcacttattaataaaatattctcaCTGTTAaagacttatcaaaaaaaaatattctcactgtcaaaaaaacaaatatcagGTGCACAAGATTGTTGATCTTTCACAGTTCCCGGATCGAGAGGCAATGTGGTATCTTGAAGTTATGGAGGCATATAAACTCTTCTATAGGCCCTTaattgaagaacttgaatgattatgatCAGATCATCTCACAGAGATACAGCAAGCTTAGTAACCGCTATGTCAACTTCAAACACAAGATGGTTACTGGAATGACCTGACAGCACTTCCCCCATATTTTTCCCTCTTCCCCAAATGATTACTTGATATAACtaatttacaaatttcaaacatGCAATCACATTGATTTTTTGTTCTTATTCACCAGTTCTTTGTAAACTATCAGTGTCATAGATAGTTGAAATCGAGTTTTGAAGTTCTCATGAGATATTTACCCTTTGTTTAGATGTACCCTTAGTGCAGTTTTCCAAATGTTAGGCAGTCAATGATATTACTCATGTGTATATTCCTTTTATCCATTCTGCATGGTAGTTCAACTTGAGCATGAGTTCGGACGAGACCTAGCGGCACTATGTCAAATAGACCTGCTCGATTACCTCAGCCTGATGAATACAGGGTCCCTTATTCGTTCTATAGCCCTAGGGAAATGATACAAAcacatttataattaaatttatgataAGTTGTTACAATTTTTCATTCGGATTCCTCAAAAGTCgaacaaaattcaaataaatatgacaaaaattaatattttattagttcACCTTTTGCTAACTGAAAAGGGGTAAGAGGAAGGAGACAATTGAAAGTGATTTCTACAATTTTATGGCATTTCTTTCGTCTATATTTGATTATTACAATTAGTAATTGAAAAAGGTCAAGCATGTATTCCATGAATGCATGACTAGCTTTTTTTTACCATTATCATGCAAAATCAAACTTGAGATTTAATCCATTTTCAAACACATCTTTGGCACCAAAACAATTAAGTACATCATCAATGTAATAAAAGAATCATAAATGAAGATCGTGCAAGATTTGGAcacttttccattttatttctttatttagtaTCATGTGAACTTCTGACTTATTTTAGATCGGTAATAACTTTCCTCTGAATGTTTTCTAGGCTTGGTAATCCCGATTCCTTCCTCCTGTCAAAATTCAGGGTCTCTTTTGCACAGTTCACACAGGCCTCAAAGAAACAACTCGAACATGACAACTTACTTACAATGAGATTCatacaattattttactatCCATTTTGCACCAACAATATGATAGCGCACACTGCACTTCATCAAATTGTACACAACCACCCTCCATTTAAAACAAAGTCACaacaaaaaaaagtgttatCATAACTCAAGACAACTTAATTATCCCCCTTTCCCTTTGCacagtgtttttttttaatgtccaaCCCAAGTGAGGTGATCTCTGCTGTGTAACCAATCTACCCAGATATGGGTGGCAAATTATCCCGCCTTTTGCAACTCCCTCCAACCCCCTTACTTAGCTACAACGTATAATGCATTACACTAAGCAAGTAGGTTTTTCAGATACCATGCCTCTGCCCTTTATCTCTATATCCAATTGTCCCAAGGTCGTTTCAAAGATGTACTTTCAATCCAATTCTACCATCAAAACTGACAAGGTAAAAAACTGGGGCTGCTTGGGCTTATCTGGCCGCAATTTCAATTTATCTCTTGCAATTTTGTCCTCAGCTGAAATTCCATGTTCCTTGCAGGATCTACTGTTCCTCTGGGCAGTATTCTGTACAGGAATTTTCTCTGGTGTAGCTGTATGGGTATGCATCTCAAGACCAGGACACAGGGATGACATCTCTGGCAAATATCAATCCATGAAGCATGCTGCATCATTACATCTGTCATTACAGATCAAATATTAGCAGGTGACTATTATGTTCAAAACTAATTTCCAAACAGAATGGTAAAATGGGCAAAAGGCAAATGGCAATGCATTTAAGAATAAATACGGAGTTTTtctaataagaaaaatttaatcAAGGCGAAAAAAAGGGTATAACCCAAGGTGACCTGAAGTATACAAGATATTCTCGTGACTGGTAAAAGTGCTAAAAGATCTTGAACAGTAGAAACAGAAGAAGCTACACTGTTTTGGACCACTGTACAATGAAAGAGATGAGCTCAAGCATACAGATGACTTGAGCTCCAACACTAACTTTGCGTAACCTTCAAAGCTACGTGAATTCTTTTCTGTCCAAATATACTGTAGTAAGCAAGATGCGGCCATCTACCACAATATAGCGTATTGATGGCTATCAAGTTTCCCTTCTCAAGATATTGTAGATCCACCACTCGCAAAGGCATAACCCAATCTATCCCAAATAGACCAAAAACCATCTTCCATATGCTGTCACCCTCGCAATGCAACAGATGACGACCCAATGTTTACACGTTCTTCCTCAATATGGAATATGAAGAAGCAGCTCTACTCGTTTGGCTTCCTTAccatataaataaataccaaATTGCCAGATTAAGAAATGAAGTCACCATTGGCATGACTGGAAACCAATACAGGTACcaaaacacacaaaagaaagatgaagaacaGTAGTCATAGCCAAAGTAATAATCATAGGTACGTTGAAACTAGCCCTAGCCAATATAGAGATTTCTAAGAATTGACCAGATTTTGACGTAAATCTAAGATGCTTTAATGAAACTAGCCCCAGCAAATCGACCCCATGATCATGCCCTCCATCCCATTACGTTTCTTTTCGATTTTAACTGCACGGTTGAGTGACATTACTCAAAACATGGGGGTCCATCAAACAAAAAATGGGCTTGATGCTCAAGGTAAAATCAGCTAATATCTGGTTCATTCTCTGAAAGAAACTAATTACCAGGCACTGGATCACACCTTTCTTCCTCACACGCTTTGTCCATGGGTGACCTGGCAACTTTGTGTTTATTGTATCATCAACTTCAAACTAAAGTTACATGAAACTCATATGCAATAAATCGCTAAGAAAACTGTTGTTCCACAAGAGAATTGTTCAAGCAAAGCTTGGAATATTTCACTTGAAAACTGATATGTAATAAATGGCAAAAATAAATCAGCATTAAAAGAAATAGAAGCTGTGTATTTAACTTGAAGCATTGCAACAAACaatattatcaaataataatagagAGAGACAGCTTACTTGGAAGATTTCCGACAGCAATCAAGCAATCTATTCACACTGACTTTATCTGGATGAACTTCACCTGCCATATTGTTCTCTTCAGCAGAATCCTTTGAAACAATCCACTGATCTAAAATACTGATTAACCTTGTAATCTGTCACAAAGGTCaagagaaacaaaatattgcaaaataagGCAGTTTCAGTAAGTACAAGACATGGCAATTGATATAAGAAAGATAACCTAAGGTGCATATAGTTCCTAAAACAAAAGATAGTTTATTCCAATACATAATAGGATACAGCTGTAGTTTTAGCATTTGATTTTGTGGAAGTGGTCATGCCCTTGTCTTTGTCGCTGCAGTCATCTAATTGGTAATCGAGAAGAATGTCTTCAATCAGATCAGATTTGCTTGCAAGAACTGAAACATACTGAGATAGACTTGATTGACTCATCTCATTTTCTCGAACATGAAGGAGTAACCTTGCAATGATGTTCCAGAGTGCACTTTGTGCTTCTAGATCATCTGAAGCAAAAGGAAATATATCAAGGAGCCCCTGCAAAAAACGCAAATCTGGATGGATTGAAAGTGTCAATTCCAATTCTAACAGATGTTAAAAATCACCAggaaatacacacacacacaccacacACAAAAGAGAATGGCATTAGGGAAAATTTGTAGAAAAAAGACAACTTAATTACCCTGTGATATCTCTGATGCTAAATCAGTTGCATCAGAGAGAATATTTGCAATAAGTACTGCAGCAGTAACGCAAGAGTTGGCAACctgcaggaaaatcaatcaatttAATTAGTTCATCACAAAATTTTCACAATTTTCATCAGGAGAGAGAGTTAGCCGTCAATAGGTAGTCAATTCAATTTGCATGAAGCTTCTCATAGTTGCCAATTATAACCATCTTAcccattcaataaaataaataaataaaataacttccCGAATGGCCAATTATTATCTTTAGTAAGAACAGAGTCCAAAAATTCTCAAGAAATTGCTTTTGGTGGGAAAAGACAATGAATAGTGATACCTCAAATAATAAGCGCATTAACAATTATCAAAATACTTGAAAAGAATTAAATGACATGGAACCACAAAATACACTTATCCAGTGCTagtatttttacaattttcaacAAGCTATAATGTACCTCAACTTTGTCAGTGAGTTTGACCATGTCACAAGCTAACATAAAAAGTTCCTTATTTGAACAGATTTCATGAGAATGACCATCTATAGCTGAAAGAGCTTCAATTGCACGGAGAACAACATCAAGAACTGAATACCTGAAAATTGTATGAAAATAAAGTCAAATGCAGGAAAAAAATGACTatcccaaaaaaatcaaaactagtCATCAGCGTGTTTGGGATGGGGAAACTGCACATGCCAGATATTAATTAGGCGATCAAAGACCACCTTGACACCTCATTagtgaaaaaaaatagtattgcTGATTATCTCACTAAAAGAATCAGAAGACAATATAAATCACATGTGGCATGAATTGCAGAGAGGAGTAAATATAAATCCAAGTTACAAAAATCATGTAAGACATTAGTATCTCATTGACAAAATTTGAGTGTATCTGTATCacaaaatcatatataaaatgatgACTAATCATCAAATACCCACTGTTCACATACCAGCAACTAGGCTGAGAAACTTAACCCTTGTAAATTGGATTATTAGACAAACTTTATTGTTGAATACATTTAAACAGAAACCCAAAACCATCATATGTCATACACAATGCTTAAGGTACCACATGCAGATTGTGTAACGTTGATCTCAATCGTTAGTTATTGGGCATTTGCTAGAAAGCCAATAGCCAGTCAAGCCAACCAGAATTGGCTCCACACTATTACAATTGAATTTTCTATGTTCAGTCCACATGGCAAATTCAAATTATCAATAACAATAGCCAACTGCGCCAGATAACTTCACTATAGTTCATTTTGAAAGGCAAATCTATTCAAAGCACAAAGGGACGTAACCCAAGTGCACTAGAAATATAAATTAGGGAACACCCAATGTGATACCTCATATTAAGTAGTGACTGTAAGTGatgtataatttttatgatcCCACATAGCTTGGGagagagaagttcttgctctttatgtTGATTCCGATGCTTCCAATTGTACCattaactagtccttttggagtatggcCTAGATGTGGCTTGGGCCATGCCTTGGGGCTTTATACCCAACGATAGGGATGAACAAAACACCACAATTGCATAAATTCTAAAAAGCTATAGGAGCAGAAACTATTGTGTGCAGCCAGCCATACACAGACACAGTCGAATAAAGGGCTCTAGATCACTTCACTACAGTTATATATGGTAATATCTACCATGAAGGGGAATGGTTGTGGCGGTATCATCAAGAAGGGGAGTCACAGTGGAGGGAGGTAATGGACTTCAAGTATGGTAGTGCTTGGGGTGTTGGTGCTCTAATGAAGTGAGGGGTGCGCATGGTATGGGtttatggaaaaaaaagaacagaaggAATGGTTGGGAGGGTTTTGCCAGTCTTATTAGTTTTGTGGTTCGAGAGGGTTCTAAGATCAGATTTTTGCATGATACTTGGTCTGTAATCTTGCTCTCAAGGCGGTGTTTCCTTCACAACATCAAATTGCTTCTAAACAGGAGGCTTCAATGTTGGATCTCTCAGATAGCTCTAATGGCCTTTATCAATGGAATGTCCATTTTATTAGAGCTGCCTAGGATCGGGAAATTGGAGCTATTTCTGAGTTTTTCAGCTTATTATACACTGCAAGTATTGGTACTTTGAGGAGGGTAGGATGCTTTGGAAGCATACTAGGAGTAAGAAGTTCACTATTCAGTCATTGTACAAGGTTTTGTAAACTCAGAGTCATCTCTTTTTTCCCTTGAAGTGAATTTGGAGGAGTACGGTgtcttccaaagttgcttttttcAGTTGGACTGCCTCCCTTGGAAAAATCTTGGCCATGGACAATTTGAGGAAGTGTGTACATATTGTCATGGATTGGTGCTACGTGTAAGAAGAATGGGGAATCTGTGGATCATCTATcattgcattgtgaggtggcaaggGTATTATGGGACAAGATATTTAGTAGGACTAGACTTGCTAAGGTGATGCCTTGGAGGGTGGTGGATCTTCTAGCTTGCTGGAAAGGTCTTCAAGACAGCCCCCACGGGGCTGCTGTTTGGAGAATAATTCCCTTATGTCTTATGTGGGGTATTGGCTAGAAAGGAATGATAGGAGTTTTGAAGATAGGGGGAGTGCTCTT is a window from the Carya illinoinensis cultivar Pawnee chromosome 14, C.illinoinensisPawnee_v1, whole genome shotgun sequence genome containing:
- the LOC122293341 gene encoding recQ-mediated genome instability protein 2 isoform X2; amino-acid sequence: MDYRLAALKLLCAQLKDAKEVASQNAMSLGNILFQRAWLQGVLVSASDENDHVGAPLLLDDGTGVVQLALSSADFRLRPWKTGMYVMVVGGYMARAAEPPTIKVHKIVDLSQFPDREAMWYLEVMEAYKLFYRPLIEELE
- the LOC122293341 gene encoding recQ-mediated genome instability protein 2 isoform X1; protein product: MDYRLAALKLLCAQLKDAKEVASQNAMSLGNILFQRAWLQTQKSTTSVSQGVLVSASDENDHVGAPLLLDDGTGVVQLALSSADFRLRPWKTGMYVMVVGGYMARAAEPPTIKVHKIVDLSQFPDREAMWYLEVMEAYKLFYRPLIEELE